From a region of the bacterium genome:
- a CDS encoding 3-isopropylmalate dehydratase large subunit, with protein sequence MPMTLSEKILARASGLKFVNAGDVVEPKVDLAMSHENAALVLHQFKEIYNGLNTEPKVWDPGRIAIIFDHRIPAESSKTATNQKRVRDFIASQGITKFHDIRGDEGGICHQILPENGYVRPGSVVVGTDSHTTTHGALGAFAFGIGATEMASVWALGNALNIEVPMTIKVVIDGQLSPHVSAKDVILFLIGLIKADGANYRALEFHGSTIRTMSTSSRLVLCNMAVEAGATVGIVPPDSETARYLREEAGVSDQLWLESPDIDAVYDRVVSIDAATLAPQIACPHTVDHVKSVTDVEGKRVDQIVIGSCTNGRLDDLAAAARLLKSRKVHDRTRMLVFPASWKIYKEAMDLGYLKDLMEAGAVVMNPGCGCCLGVHQGALGDGEVALSTTNRNFKGRMGNPTAEVYLCSPEVAAASAIRGAISDPREI encoded by the coding sequence ATGCCAATGACACTATCAGAGAAAATTCTTGCCCGGGCTTCCGGGTTGAAGTTTGTGAATGCAGGTGATGTGGTTGAACCGAAAGTCGATCTTGCCATGTCACATGAGAATGCGGCATTGGTTCTGCATCAATTCAAGGAGATTTACAATGGGCTGAATACTGAACCAAAAGTTTGGGATCCTGGCAGAATTGCGATAATCTTCGACCATCGCATTCCAGCGGAGAGTTCTAAGACGGCAACGAACCAGAAACGGGTTCGGGATTTCATTGCATCGCAGGGGATAACAAAGTTTCACGACATTCGTGGCGATGAAGGTGGCATTTGCCACCAAATTCTTCCTGAAAATGGGTATGTAAGACCGGGAAGCGTCGTGGTTGGAACAGATAGTCACACGACAACACATGGCGCTTTGGGCGCTTTTGCTTTCGGTATTGGCGCGACAGAGATGGCCAGTGTTTGGGCGTTGGGCAATGCACTGAATATCGAAGTACCAATGACGATTAAAGTCGTAATTGACGGACAGCTCTCACCGCACGTATCCGCGAAAGATGTCATTCTGTTTCTCATTGGCCTAATCAAGGCAGATGGTGCAAACTATCGAGCACTTGAGTTCCACGGTTCCACGATTAGAACGATGAGTACTTCTTCTCGATTGGTACTTTGCAACATGGCTGTGGAAGCTGGCGCGACAGTTGGAATAGTGCCACCGGATAGTGAAACGGCAAGGTATCTTCGAGAGGAGGCGGGAGTTTCTGATCAGCTCTGGCTTGAAAGTCCGGACATTGATGCAGTTTATGATCGTGTTGTGAGTATTGACGCAGCAACACTTGCGCCTCAGATTGCCTGTCCTCATACTGTTGACCACGTGAAATCAGTGACGGATGTCGAGGGAAAGCGGGTTGACCAGATTGTTATCGGGTCCTGCACAAATGGCAGGCTTGATGATTTAGCAGCGGCTGCACGATTGCTGAAGAGCAGGAAAGTACATGACAGAACTCGCATGCTTGTCTTCCCTGCATCGTGGAAGATTTATAAAGAAGCGATGGATCTTGGCTATCTCAAAGACCTAATGGAGGCCGGAGCGGTCGTGATGAATCCGGGTTGTGGATGTTGCCTTGGCGTACACCAGGGCGCTTTAGGCGACGGTGAAGTTGCTCTATCGACGACGAATCGGAATTTCAAGGGTCGAATGGGAAATCCAACGGCGGAAGTCTATTTGTGTTCACCTGAAGTGGCCGCGGCAAGCGCAATTCGCGGCGCAATTAGCGATCCAAGGGAGATCTGA
- a CDS encoding CoA transferase encodes MNLLEGIRVLDLTNVLSGPFATLHMALAGADVVKIENPKDGDLARKLGCVPAYNQMLMGTSFLAQNANKRSLTLNLKVPAAKEIFKKLVKDADVVVENFRPDVMSRLGLSYEILSEINPRLIYCAISGFGQTGPDALKPAYDQIIQGLSGEMAINGDERLNPLRAGFPICDTVGGLNAAFAVMGALYFRERTGKGQFIDIALLDSIMPLMGWVVANWMIGGQHPVMMGNDNFTAAPSGVFRARDGFINIAANKQEQWEALADVLGVQELKTDPRFQERDARKRNRLALTPLLEEKLMKRDGAYWVDELNKHDVPAGLILSLEDALKQPQVSHRDTFSKLNVPGIGEIELFNMTAKFSLTPGRANMPPPMLGEHTVPILHDLGYTAEQIEQFRAEKAV; translated from the coding sequence ATGAACTTACTCGAAGGAATTCGCGTACTCGATTTAACCAATGTACTGTCCGGTCCATTTGCGACACTGCACATGGCGCTTGCTGGAGCGGATGTAGTTAAGATCGAAAACCCGAAGGACGGCGACTTGGCGCGTAAGCTCGGTTGCGTACCAGCGTACAACCAGATGCTCATGGGCACGAGCTTCCTTGCTCAGAATGCGAACAAGCGATCGCTCACTCTTAACCTAAAAGTTCCGGCTGCAAAGGAGATTTTCAAGAAGCTGGTGAAGGACGCTGATGTTGTTGTCGAAAATTTTCGTCCCGATGTCATGTCTCGTCTTGGACTGTCGTATGAGATTCTTTCGGAAATCAATCCGAGACTCATTTACTGTGCAATATCCGGGTTTGGGCAAACGGGTCCGGATGCACTTAAGCCGGCATACGATCAGATTATTCAAGGCCTCTCGGGCGAAATGGCCATCAACGGAGATGAGAGATTAAATCCGCTGCGAGCCGGCTTCCCGATTTGTGACACGGTCGGAGGTCTGAACGCTGCATTTGCCGTCATGGGTGCATTGTACTTTCGAGAGCGAACTGGTAAAGGTCAGTTCATAGACATTGCTCTCTTGGACTCCATTATGCCGCTAATGGGGTGGGTGGTCGCTAACTGGATGATAGGCGGACAGCACCCGGTCATGATGGGAAATGATAACTTCACTGCCGCACCGTCCGGAGTATTCAGGGCGCGAGATGGCTTTATTAATATCGCGGCAAACAAACAAGAGCAGTGGGAAGCCTTGGCTGATGTACTCGGAGTGCAGGAGTTAAAAACCGACCCAAGATTTCAGGAGCGTGATGCTCGAAAGCGGAATCGGCTCGCATTGACTCCGCTTCTCGAGGAAAAGTTAATGAAACGCGATGGCGCATACTGGGTAGACGAATTGAATAAACATGATGTCCCGGCAGGATTAATACTTAGTCTTGAGGATGCACTGAAGCAGCCTCAAGTGAGCCATCGTGACACGTTTTCTAAACTCAATGTCCCCGGAATTGGTGAGATTGAGCTGTTCAATATGACCGCAAAGTTCTCGTTGACACCTGGCAGAGCAAACATGCCGCCCCCAATGCTGGGAGAGCATACAGTACCTATACTTCATGATCTGGGATACACCGCTGAGCAGATAGAGCAGTTTCGAGCGGAAAAGGCCGTTTAA
- a CDS encoding hydroxymethylglutaryl-CoA lyase: MKPILHEVGLRDGLQMEMQTVPLELKIEWAQKFIESGVEMLQLGSFVHPDKVPQMADTDSLFRHFNGPGRKPRNVTLSGLVLNEKGLERGLACGVDMFCMGVSASDTHSKKNTGMSTEEATERIIATAKLALTSGCRVQVSVQSAFGCGFEGEVPASRVLRIAEKYFNAGLNAVSLADTAGHALPEQVETLFSKIHQMNPHAECACHLHNTYGMGIVNCRAAMNSGVMIFESAIGGLGGCPFTKVAGGNVCTEDLVHYWRRAGIRSDIGLDILIQTARSIAGYFNRELPGMVYKSGPVGYAMNLY; the protein is encoded by the coding sequence ATGAAACCAATTCTTCATGAGGTGGGATTGCGTGACGGACTGCAAATGGAGATGCAGACTGTTCCGCTGGAGTTGAAGATTGAATGGGCACAGAAGTTCATTGAATCTGGCGTCGAAATGCTCCAACTTGGGTCGTTTGTACATCCCGATAAAGTCCCGCAGATGGCCGACACTGATTCGCTGTTCAGGCATTTCAATGGCCCCGGGCGAAAACCCCGGAATGTTACTCTTTCGGGGTTAGTCTTGAACGAGAAAGGTCTGGAACGGGGCTTGGCCTGTGGCGTGGACATGTTTTGCATGGGTGTCTCGGCAAGTGACACGCATAGTAAAAAGAATACAGGGATGTCTACGGAGGAAGCTACAGAGAGAATAATTGCCACGGCAAAACTCGCCTTAACGTCCGGATGTCGTGTTCAAGTTTCAGTTCAGTCGGCTTTTGGCTGCGGCTTTGAGGGAGAAGTTCCCGCCAGTCGAGTACTTCGGATTGCTGAGAAATACTTTAACGCGGGACTGAATGCAGTGTCCTTGGCTGACACTGCGGGGCATGCCTTGCCGGAACAAGTTGAAACACTCTTCAGTAAGATACATCAAATGAATCCTCATGCCGAATGCGCATGTCATCTTCACAATACCTATGGAATGGGCATTGTCAATTGCCGCGCGGCAATGAATTCCGGGGTGATGATCTTTGAGTCTGCGATTGGCGGACTTGGCGGATGTCCGTTCACAAAAGTCGCCGGCGGAAATGTGTGCACGGAAGATCTCGTCCACTATTGGAGGCGCGCCGGAATTCGGTCAGACATCGGACTGGATATACTAATTCAAACTGCACGCAGTATTGCTGGCTACTTCAATCGTGAGTTGCCTGGTATGGTCTACAAATCCGGCCCAGTGGGCTACGCAATGAATCTATACTAA
- a CDS encoding isocitrate/isopropylmalate dehydrogenase family protein: MKKRYRIGWLPGDGVGIEVLEATRLVLDKLDFDADYVHGDIGWEFWCREGDALPQRTLDLLGTVDAAMFGAITSKPVKLAEKELTPHLQGKGMVYRSPIVRMRQQFDLYVCLRPCKSYPGNPLNFKESIDLVVFRENTEDLYAGVEFSPVPDELKATLTRISKPFKSFEHLSGNDFAVSCKVNTRKGSERIVRAAFEFARKKGRKKVTVVHKANVVRASDGLFLDCARDVAKDYQEITFDEANVDAIMMWLLKNPFNYDVLVAPNLYGDIVSDLCAQLVGGLGFGCSGNIGEKLGVFEPTHGSAPKYAGQYKVNPIATILSAKQMLEWLGEVELARQVELAVAEVIKEGKVRTYDMGGKNTTLEMGQAIAEKIPALTAA, translated from the coding sequence GTGAAAAAGAGATATAGAATCGGCTGGCTGCCGGGTGATGGTGTTGGTATCGAAGTCCTGGAAGCAACACGATTAGTCTTGGACAAGCTGGATTTCGATGCAGACTATGTTCATGGGGATATCGGTTGGGAGTTTTGGTGTCGGGAAGGTGATGCATTGCCACAGCGCACGCTTGATTTGCTTGGCACAGTCGATGCGGCCATGTTTGGTGCGATAACTTCCAAACCGGTAAAGCTTGCGGAGAAAGAGCTCACTCCGCATCTACAGGGAAAAGGAATGGTGTACCGCTCGCCGATCGTGCGAATGCGTCAGCAGTTCGATTTATATGTTTGTTTGAGACCATGCAAATCTTATCCGGGAAATCCTCTCAACTTTAAAGAGAGCATAGATCTCGTTGTCTTCCGCGAAAATACAGAGGATCTCTACGCCGGTGTCGAATTTTCGCCGGTTCCGGATGAACTTAAGGCTACTTTGACGAGAATATCGAAGCCCTTCAAATCGTTTGAACATCTTAGTGGCAATGACTTTGCCGTTTCCTGCAAAGTAAATACTCGCAAAGGATCAGAGCGCATCGTCCGGGCTGCATTCGAATTTGCCCGAAAGAAAGGACGAAAGAAAGTGACAGTCGTTCACAAAGCGAACGTAGTTCGAGCAAGCGACGGATTGTTCTTGGACTGCGCCCGCGACGTGGCTAAGGACTACCAGGAGATTACGTTTGATGAAGCGAACGTTGATGCAATTATGATGTGGCTGCTGAAGAATCCTTTTAATTATGACGTCCTGGTGGCACCAAATCTTTATGGCGATATCGTCAGTGATTTGTGCGCACAACTGGTTGGCGGTTTAGGTTTTGGCTGTTCAGGCAACATCGGTGAAAAGCTTGGAGTTTTTGAACCCACTCATGGTTCGGCTCCTAAGTACGCAGGTCAATACAAAGTGAACCCGATCGCGACAATTCTCTCAGCAAAGCAAATGCTCGAATGGCTCGGAGAAGTTGAACTCGCCCGTCAAGTTGAGTTGGCTGTTGCCGAGGTCATCAAGGAAGGAAAAGTCAGAACTTATGATATGGGCGGCAAGAACACTACTCTTGAAATGGGTCAGGCGATAGCAGAAAAGATTCCTGCTCTCACAGCGGCCTAG